A single region of the Zootoca vivipara chromosome 2, rZooViv1.1, whole genome shotgun sequence genome encodes:
- the DSN1 gene encoding kinetochore-associated protein DSN1 homolog, producing the protein MAAAAASRPGSTEDSLPKGITQQNSTQENQPGFEDRKNVAALENVCSQEKTEAGCASEPDNIRFSCGIQSDPGASHTKVLAEAGKRKCNLSPSPNEGDANGPSPKKASLQKLGPSTSFNQSFDHLPNPRVMRHSLNRYSLKLGTNRRMSLPPLHMDVSELSKAISLDLPETDRMVELLHSSFRYSARKLECSLKQTDGFDPETFEQKVNLLSEDLNHCTKKLKLDGTLQKCLEDSHGGLADPALNSMVAALKETTVRFSAEDQAWEELLLSYQKNAEDISRQLQEYKLKQVPEEPYSYAGASQAHVLQAKPDYQKILDSQGDVFDYMELALDKVHQMVKVCQSYMEDVTRYLQKLSVQLASGTFQNLENSPARKLLRLPATTLSVIQPPEG; encoded by the exons AACTCTACTCAAGAAAATCAACCTGGCTTTGAAGATAGAAAAAATGTTGCAGCATTAG AAAATGTTTGCAGTCAGGAGAAAACGGAGGCTGGATGTGCTTCTGAGCCAGATAACATTAGATTCAGCTGTGGTATCCAGAGTGACCCAGGAGCCAGTCACACTAAGGTGTTAGCAGAAGCTGGCAAGAGAAAATGCAATCTAAGTCCCAGTCCAAACGAAGGGGATGCCAATGGCCCCAGCCCTAAGAAAGCATCTCTGCAGAAACTTGGTCCTTCTACTTCATTTAACCAATCCTTTGACCATCTCCCTAACCCACGAGTCATGCGTCATTCCTTGAATCGCTACAGTCTGAAGCTGGGCACTAATCGCCGGATGTCTCTGCCTCCTCTTCACATGGATGTTTCTG AACTAAGTAAAGCAATCAGCCTGGACTTGCCAGAGACAGACAGAATGGTGGAACTTCTTCACTCCAGCTTCCGG tACTCTGCCCGGAAACTTGAATGCTCATTAAAGCAAACTGATGGTTTTGATCCTGAAACTTTTGAACAGAAAG TGAACCTGCTTTCGGAAGATCTGAACCACTGTACAAAGAAACTCAAACTAGATGGAACTCTGCAAAAATGCCTTGAGGACTCCCATGG GGGCTTAGCAGATCCAGCGCTGAATTCCATGGTGGCTGCCTTAAAGGAGACTACAGTCAG GTTCTCTGCAGAGGATCAAGCCTGGGAGGAACTGCTTCTGTCTTACCAGAAAAATGCAGAGGATATATCCAG GCAGCTACAGGAGTACAAGTTGAAGCAAGTGCCAGAGGAGCCTTATAGCTATGCTGGGGCATCCCAGGCCCATGTACTTCAAGCCAAGCCAGACTACCAGAAAATCCTGGATTCTCAAGGAGATGTCTTTGACTACATGGAGCTAGCG CTGGATAAAGTCCATCAGATGGTGAAGGTTTGTCAAAGTTATATGGAAGACGTTACACGGTATCTTCAAAAGCTATCAGTGCAACTCG CATCAGGGACTTTCCAGAACTTAGAAAATTCACCAGCCCGGAAACTGCTCAGACTTCCCGCGACAACCCTATCTGTGATCCAGCCTCCAGAGGGGTAG
- the MVB12A gene encoding multivesicular body subunit 12A codes for MSPPLTGLGWSSAAAAHGAPAGWTPITSTVEGAPANFGKGFAQKSGYFLCSTSAINSENPTGDVLYDVIILSEKTPLPYGYTYAKEFLDPKTSLSKKKRLCVKLIPLTAAETAVFDILLSSKNKVIPNYMRIGEMSGFALWCKKEHILKPKPLPKPRKVNLEMKRLSLEPDGVVLPSEKPVVPPGPKRQPTLKRHESIYDTSNVYGISAMDGVPFTLHPKFESSISKGTNAYSPFKSLHIKSLADIEKEYNYGFVVERTAAARLPPSIS; via the exons ATGAGCCCTCCGCTCACCGGCCTGGGGTGGAgctccgctgccgccgcccacggGGCTCCCGCGGGATGGACTCCG ATCACATCCACTGTAGAAGGAGCACCTGCAAACTTTGGAAAGGGATTTGCACAGAAATCTGGTTACTTCCTATGCTCTACATCAGCTATAAACAGTGAG AACCCCACAGGAGATGTACTTTATGATGTCATAATCCTGAGTGAGAAAACCCCGCTGCCTTACGGATACACTTACGCTAAGGAATTTTTGGATCCCA AAACCTCCCTCTCCAAGAAGAAGAGGCTGTGTGTCAAGCTGATTCCATTGACTGCAGCTGAAACTGCTGTGTTTGACATCCTGCTGAGTAGCAAAAATAAAGTGATCCCAAACTACATGCGGATAGG GGAAATGAGCGGATTTGCACTTTGGTGTAAAAAGGAGCACATTCTCAAGCCCAAGCCCCTTCCCAAGCCACGAAAAGTGAACCTAGAAATGAAACGACTTTCATTAGAACCAGATGG TGTAGTCCTTCCATCAGAAAAGCCCGTGGTTCCACCCGGTCCCAAAAGGCAACCTACCCTGAAGCGGCATGAATCTATATATGATACTTCAAACGTCTATGGCATCTCAG CCATGGATGGAGTGCCCTTCACCCTTCACCCCAAGTTTGAGAGCAGCATCTCCAAGGGCACGAAT GCCTATTCTCCGTTTAAAAGCTTGCATATCAAATCTCTTGCCGATATTGAGAAAGAG tacAACTATGGCTTTGTCGTCgaaagaactgctgctgctagaCTCCCCCCCAGCATCTCCTAG